A genomic stretch from Candidatus Thiothrix anitrata includes:
- the mutM gene encoding bifunctional DNA-formamidopyrimidine glycosylase/DNA-(apurinic or apyrimidinic site) lyase: MPELPEVETIRCGIEPYLLGQTITGVTVRQPRLRWEVPDSIQSLVGQTVQQLTRRGKYILLHTPAGVALIHLGMSGSLRIVDATLSPRKHDHFDLLLASGNIVRYHDPRRFGALLWTADPVQQHPLLRELGPEPLEAGFDGDYLFTQSRSRTVNVKAFIMNAHIVVGVGNIYACEALFHAGISPRRVAGRISRERYLKLANSIREILTYAIERGGTTLRDFVREDGAPGYFQLELKVYGRADEPCRVCQTPIRHLTQGQRSTWFCPVCQH, encoded by the coding sequence ATGCCTGAATTACCCGAAGTCGAAACCATCCGATGTGGCATTGAGCCGTATCTGTTGGGGCAAACCATCACCGGGGTAACAGTGCGCCAACCGCGCTTACGCTGGGAAGTTCCCGACAGCATTCAAAGCCTCGTCGGGCAAACTGTGCAGCAATTAACCCGGCGCGGTAAATACATCCTGCTACACACACCTGCTGGGGTAGCGTTAATCCATTTGGGAATGTCGGGCAGTTTACGCATTGTCGACGCGACGCTATCGCCGCGTAAACACGACCATTTCGATCTATTGCTTGCCAGCGGTAACATCGTGCGTTACCACGATCCGCGTCGTTTTGGCGCATTGTTATGGACGGCAGACCCCGTGCAGCAACACCCGTTGCTGCGTGAATTGGGGCCTGAACCGTTAGAGGCGGGATTTGACGGGGATTACCTGTTCACCCAATCGCGCTCACGCACAGTGAATGTGAAGGCGTTCATTATGAATGCTCACATCGTTGTCGGCGTGGGCAATATTTACGCCTGTGAAGCATTGTTCCACGCCGGGATAAGCCCACGCCGCGTAGCAGGACGCATATCCCGTGAACGTTACCTCAAGCTGGCGAATAGTATCCGCGAGATTTTGACCTACGCCATTGAACGCGGGGGAACAACCCTGCGCGATTTTGTACGTGAAGATGGGGCGCCGGGGTATTTTCAACTGGAGCTGAAGGTTTACGGACGGGCGGATGAACCCTGTCGCGTTTGCCAAACCCCTATCCGTCACCTCACCCAAGGCCAACGTTCCACTTGGTTCTGCCCTGTTTGTCAGCATTGA
- a CDS encoding CBS domain-containing protein: protein MSNISLAVRHYMSNRLATLRENQDITEVVTIFTERNLFGGVVVDNLGNLIGILSVTDCIDAALRAGYHSGWRGTVGERMSRDIRTVDAQDNILDVAKMFMDDHYRRYPVIDDNRVVGVITRLDVLKALRKIRESGVAV from the coding sequence ATGTCGAATATTTCTTTAGCAGTACGCCATTACATGTCTAACCGATTGGCTACCCTGCGCGAGAATCAGGACATCACCGAAGTCGTCACCATTTTTACTGAACGCAATTTGTTTGGCGGCGTGGTAGTCGACAATCTCGGTAATCTGATTGGAATTCTGTCTGTCACTGACTGTATTGATGCCGCGTTACGCGCAGGTTATCACTCCGGCTGGCGTGGCACGGTAGGCGAACGTATGTCGCGGGATATTCGCACCGTGGATGCGCAAGATAACATTCTTGATGTGGCAAAAATGTTCATGGATGATCATTACCGTCGCTATCCCGTCATTGATGATAACCGGGTGGTGGGAGTCATTACGCGCTTGGATGTGCTGAAAGCACTGCGGAAAATTCGTGAATCCGGTGTTGCTGTTTAA
- the glnE gene encoding bifunctional [glutamate--ammonia ligase]-adenylyl-L-tyrosine phosphorylase/[glutamate--ammonia-ligase] adenylyltransferase, whose amino-acid sequence MTLTDALFTASPYLQHQLARHPEWQAYVESSQPYTAGALLANIVAEVLAQPDYDSVLRTVRLIRNREMLRIAYRDLMGMAELAETLQTTSDLADGLVEAAYQWSYAELTAKHGIPRSRSGEPQQMVIIGMGKLGGQELNFSSDIDMIFAFPEAGATDGRRDLDNQTFFTRVGQRMIAILGQTTADGIVYRVDMRLRPFGEVGALALSFDAMEHYYETHGREWERYALIKARVMAGDKHNGAELMARLRPFVFRRYLDYGAIEQLRDMKAMINREAERRGKYLDVKLGTGGIREIEFTAQVFQLMRGGRIPELRGRSLLPTLDALLAQQLLTAEEFGVLQPAYHFLRRTENRLQMWNDEQTHSLPTTPERQARLASSMGFADWASFEAELNRHQRAVAQIFQRVFALETQESQPMPEHPAIQALLHSRLYNTLTDTGRSRLNRLLPALWDACKVLADPEQALERCLRIVQKIAPRSGYIAMLADHPNALEQFVRLVSDSLWITSQLTDHPILLDQLLDSRQLYTPLDREQLGAALRLELERIDQGDTEQVMERLRQFKQAQVLRVAAADITGVLPLMKVSDQLTWIAEAVLEETQRHVWATMTAQTGVPCYKDEVGEAQQAGFAIIAYGKLGGLELGYGSDLDIIFLHDSHGTAQQTNGKKTLENAVFYARFAQKIIHTLTTFTPAGRLYETDTRLRPSGASGLLVSSLNAFRTYQQEKAWVWEHQALLRARVVTGTERLRAQFEQVRHDIVCQPRDKAVLRKEVIAMRQKMWESMASKDARVFNLKKDPGGVTDIEFIVQFLILAHAHEHPELVRWSDNIRQLDSLQVAGVLPADTAEALADAYRTLRDRIHELSLQEQEAVVDAGQFVCEREVVRAAWVACLG is encoded by the coding sequence ATGACATTAACCGATGCACTTTTCACCGCCAGCCCTTACCTGCAACACCAGCTTGCCCGCCACCCCGAATGGCAAGCTTACGTGGAATCCAGCCAGCCTTACACTGCGGGCGCATTGTTGGCAAACATTGTTGCCGAAGTCCTCGCCCAACCCGATTACGACAGCGTATTGCGCACGGTACGGCTGATCCGCAACCGTGAAATGCTGCGCATTGCTTACCGCGACCTGATGGGCATGGCGGAACTCGCCGAAACCTTGCAAACCACGTCCGACCTTGCTGACGGTTTGGTGGAAGCGGCTTACCAATGGAGTTACGCCGAACTCACCGCCAAACACGGCATTCCACGCAGCCGCAGCGGTGAACCCCAGCAGATGGTGATTATCGGCATGGGCAAACTCGGCGGGCAGGAACTCAACTTTTCCTCCGACATTGACATGATTTTCGCCTTCCCCGAAGCGGGCGCAACCGATGGCAGGCGCGACCTCGATAACCAAACTTTTTTCACCCGCGTCGGGCAACGGATGATCGCCATTCTGGGGCAAACCACTGCCGATGGCATTGTGTACCGCGTCGATATGCGCTTACGCCCCTTCGGTGAAGTTGGCGCACTCGCGCTGTCGTTCGATGCGATGGAGCATTACTACGAAACCCACGGGCGTGAATGGGAGCGTTACGCCCTGATCAAAGCGCGGGTGATGGCGGGTGACAAACACAATGGCGCGGAATTGATGGCACGCTTGCGCCCGTTTGTATTCCGCCGCTACCTCGATTACGGCGCGATTGAGCAATTGCGCGATATGAAGGCGATGATTAACCGCGAAGCTGAACGCCGGGGTAAATACCTCGATGTGAAACTCGGCACCGGCGGTATCCGCGAAATCGAATTTACCGCGCAAGTGTTTCAGTTAATGCGCGGCGGGCGGATTCCCGAATTGCGGGGGCGTAGTTTGCTGCCGACGTTGGATGCGTTGCTGGCGCAACAACTGCTGACGGCGGAAGAGTTTGGAGTATTGCAACCGGCGTACCATTTTCTGCGCCGCACGGAAAACCGCCTGCAAATGTGGAACGACGAACAGACGCATTCGCTGCCAACCACGCCGGAACGCCAAGCCCGCCTTGCCAGTTCGATGGGCTTTGCGGATTGGGCGAGTTTTGAAGCGGAACTCAATCGTCATCAGCGGGCGGTAGCGCAGATTTTCCAGCGCGTGTTTGCGCTCGAAACGCAGGAAAGTCAGCCGATGCCGGAACATCCCGCGATTCAAGCGCTGTTGCACAGCCGTTTGTACAACACCTTGACCGATACGGGGCGTAGCCGTTTGAATCGCTTGCTGCCTGCCTTGTGGGATGCGTGCAAGGTGCTGGCTGATCCCGAACAGGCGTTGGAACGGTGTTTACGGATTGTGCAAAAGATTGCACCGCGTTCCGGCTACATTGCCATGTTAGCGGATCACCCGAATGCATTGGAGCAGTTCGTGCGTTTGGTTAGTGATAGCTTGTGGATTACCAGCCAGTTGACCGATCACCCGATTTTGCTGGATCAATTGCTGGATTCGCGTCAGTTGTATACGCCGCTGGATCGTGAGCAATTGGGCGCGGCATTGCGGCTGGAATTGGAGCGTATTGATCAGGGCGACACCGAACAGGTGATGGAACGCTTGCGCCAATTCAAGCAGGCGCAGGTGCTTCGGGTGGCAGCGGCGGACATTACCGGCGTATTGCCGCTGATGAAGGTGTCGGATCAGTTGACCTGGATTGCCGAGGCGGTGCTGGAAGAAACCCAGCGGCACGTGTGGGCGACGATGACGGCACAAACGGGTGTGCCGTGTTACAAGGATGAGGTTGGGGAAGCGCAGCAAGCGGGGTTTGCGATTATTGCTTACGGCAAACTGGGCGGCTTGGAACTGGGTTACGGGTCTGATCTCGATATTATTTTCCTGCACGACAGCCACGGCACGGCGCAGCAAACCAATGGCAAAAAGACGCTGGAAAATGCGGTGTTCTATGCGCGTTTCGCCCAAAAAATTATTCATACGCTGACGACGTTTACCCCAGCGGGACGCTTGTACGAAACCGATACGCGCTTGCGCCCCAGCGGGGCTTCGGGTTTGCTGGTCAGTAGTTTGAATGCGTTTCGCACCTACCAGCAGGAAAAGGCGTGGGTGTGGGAACATCAGGCGTTGTTGCGGGCGCGGGTGGTTACGGGAACGGAGCGTTTGCGGGCGCAATTTGAGCAGGTGCGCCATGACATAGTGTGCCAACCGCGTGACAAGGCGGTATTACGCAAGGAAGTGATTGCGATGCGCCAGAAAATGTGGGAAAGCATGGCGAGTAAGGATGCCCGAGTGTTTAACCTGAAAAAAGATCCTGGCGGGGTGACAGACATTGAATTTATTGTGCAATTCCTGATTCTGGCACACGCGCATGAACACCCGGAATTGGTGCGCTGGAGCGACAATATTCGCCAACTGGATTCGTTGCAGGTGGCAGGCGTTTTGCCAGCGGATACGGCGGAAGCATTGGCGGATGCCTACCGCACCTTGCGTGACCGTATCCACGAACTGTCGTTGCAGGAGCAGGAAGCAGTGGTTGATGCGGGGCAGTTTGTGTGCGAACGGGAGGTGGTCAGGGCGGCTTGGGTTGCTTGCCTTGGTTAA
- a CDS encoding chorismate transformation enzyme, FkbO/Hyg5 family: protein MREAPTLTHAAPFSITMLAEKNSAQLHKELHLLAAVGFADKAATLDANRPIFNIGLPLLNAVACTEQWLSPTPVRYGKHASITYSENDQVLFGHLLLEEADFSDFRQASRDAYQQVFELLQQRGYPYLLRMWNYFPAITTQQSELNRYQVFCLGRQDALDAHGNFAYSPPAATAIGTQQAGLQLYFIAAQAAGMQLENPRQTSAFLYPRQYGPVSPAFSRATVKAWGQTQHLYISGTTSIVGHETLHTGDPLAQLHETLRNLEALLEHGDDTLGLPVRSVGALTQLKVYVHDRTTLPLLQAALDSYLAQQPHAPTVLYLQGDVCRADLMVEMEGIYA, encoded by the coding sequence GTGAGAGAAGCACCTACCCTGACCCACGCCGCGCCGTTTTCCATCACGATGTTGGCGGAAAAAAATTCAGCCCAGCTCCATAAGGAGCTGCACCTGTTAGCTGCGGTTGGCTTTGCGGATAAAGCGGCAACGCTGGATGCTAACCGCCCGATTTTCAACATTGGTTTGCCGCTGTTAAACGCCGTTGCCTGTACTGAGCAATGGTTAAGCCCTACCCCAGTACGCTACGGCAAACACGCCAGTATTACCTACAGTGAAAATGATCAGGTGCTATTCGGGCATTTACTATTGGAAGAAGCGGATTTCAGCGATTTTCGCCAAGCCAGCCGGGATGCTTACCAGCAAGTGTTTGAACTGCTACAACAGCGCGGCTACCCGTATTTATTGCGGATGTGGAACTACTTCCCGGCGATTACTACGCAACAAAGTGAACTCAATCGTTACCAAGTGTTTTGCTTAGGGCGGCAGGATGCACTCGACGCACACGGTAATTTCGCCTATTCCCCACCCGCCGCCACCGCGATTGGCACGCAACAAGCAGGGTTACAACTGTACTTTATTGCTGCGCAAGCCGCCGGAATGCAGTTGGAAAATCCGCGTCAAACCAGCGCGTTTTTGTACCCACGGCAATACGGCCCGGTTAGCCCCGCGTTTTCACGCGCTACGGTTAAAGCGTGGGGGCAAACCCAACACCTGTACATTTCCGGCACGACCAGCATAGTCGGGCATGAAACCTTGCACACGGGCGATCCGCTCGCACAGCTTCACGAAACCTTGCGCAATCTGGAAGCGTTGCTCGAACACGGCGATGACACCTTGGGTTTGCCGGTGCGCAGCGTTGGCGCATTAACCCAGCTCAAAGTGTATGTGCATGACCGCACTACCCTGCCCTTGCTGCAAGCCGCGTTAGATAGCTATTTAGCCCAGCAGCCGCACGCACCGACCGTGTTGTATTTGCAAGGCGATGTATGCCGCGCTGATTTAATGGTGGAAATGGAAGGAATTTATGCCTGA
- the dusA gene encoding tRNA dihydrouridine(20/20a) synthase DusA — MKKLNRKFTVAPMLDWTDRHCRFFHRLLTKEAILYTEMVTTGAILYGDPARQLRFNSQEHPVALQLGGSEPQELAQCARIAQDYGYDEINLNVGCPSERVQKGAFGACLMAEPQLIAECVSAMQAAVAIPITVKNRIGIDDQEDYADLHHFIDTVSQAGCQTFIIHARKAWLKGLSPKENRDIPPLRYDLVYQIKQAFPALEIIINGGITTLEQCQQHLQHVDGVMVGREAYHNPWLLAQVDPLLYGTPAPLESRQAALLAMLPYVQAQLDAGVPLGHISRHLLGLFQGMPGARAFRRLISENAHKPDAGVKLLRDALAKIT, encoded by the coding sequence ATGAAGAAGCTTAACCGAAAATTTACCGTAGCCCCAATGTTGGACTGGACTGACCGGCATTGCCGTTTTTTTCATAGATTGCTTACAAAAGAAGCGATCTTATACACCGAAATGGTAACAACAGGTGCGATTTTATACGGCGATCCTGCGCGGCAATTGCGCTTTAATTCGCAAGAACACCCCGTCGCGTTACAACTCGGCGGCAGTGAGCCGCAGGAATTAGCCCAGTGCGCCCGTATTGCACAAGATTACGGCTACGATGAAATCAATCTGAATGTCGGCTGCCCCAGCGAGCGCGTGCAAAAAGGTGCATTCGGCGCGTGTTTAATGGCTGAACCACAACTCATTGCGGAATGCGTGAGTGCAATGCAAGCCGCTGTCGCTATTCCCATCACCGTAAAAAACCGCATTGGCATTGACGACCAGGAAGATTACGCCGATTTACACCACTTCATTGACACCGTGTCACAAGCAGGCTGCCAGACGTTTATTATCCATGCCCGTAAAGCATGGCTGAAAGGTTTAAGTCCCAAAGAAAACCGCGACATTCCACCGCTGCGTTACGATCTGGTGTACCAAATCAAGCAAGCCTTCCCTGCGCTCGAAATCATTATTAACGGTGGCATTACCACACTGGAACAATGCCAGCAGCATTTACAGCACGTCGATGGTGTCATGGTCGGGCGTGAGGCTTACCATAATCCTTGGCTGCTGGCACAGGTTGACCCACTGCTTTACGGCACACCTGCCCCGCTGGAATCGCGTCAGGCGGCGTTATTGGCAATGTTGCCCTATGTGCAGGCGCAACTGGATGCGGGCGTACCACTGGGGCATATCAGCCGCCACTTGCTAGGATTATTTCAAGGAATGCCAGGGGCGCGTGCGTTTCGGCGGCTCATCAGCGAGAACGCCCACAAGCCGGATGCGGGTGTGAAATTATTACGCGATGCTTTAGCAAAAATCACTTGA
- a CDS encoding S1C family serine protease, which yields MPAIIDRKRKPNWTQPVMAADNPRQRNSVANLPPKMIKILSVGFITVLLSGCMTLQGKYDPLLNPRESGKAFAAVTRQVSPSVVSVQSEYPIDTTTLQLSPADEEFLKRYLGELPKPPADLPPEDLLDVAQGSGFVFKKAGGYTYILTTSHLVKDARQVRVMLLNGQELEAKVKGVDAQSDIAVLEIPVVDAPPLPLGNTSKLEVGEWVMAIGNPFGLQHTLTVGVVSAIGRTELGINDYEDFIQTDAAINPGNSGGPLVNLDGQVVGMNTAIFSSSGGYMGIGFAIPINFVTTVANQLIQQGSVVRGQIGAVLQPLTREVAQKMQLERGQNGILVTEIQPNSPAAKAGLQVDDLIIGYAGRPVFDVGEFRNRVAASAPGSRQQLEVLRLGQRETLQVDIGRLSPVP from the coding sequence ATGCCAGCCATCATCGACCGAAAACGCAAGCCTAATTGGACGCAACCGGTTATGGCGGCAGATAATCCACGCCAACGCAATTCGGTTGCAAACTTACCGCCCAAGATGATTAAAATTCTGTCAGTCGGGTTTATTACCGTCTTGCTTTCCGGCTGTATGACTCTACAAGGCAAATACGATCCGTTGCTCAACCCACGTGAATCCGGCAAGGCTTTTGCTGCTGTCACCCGACAGGTTTCACCCTCGGTAGTATCGGTACAGTCGGAATACCCTATTGATACCACCACCCTACAACTATCGCCCGCTGATGAAGAATTTCTTAAGCGTTACTTAGGCGAATTGCCCAAACCACCTGCTGATTTACCACCAGAAGATTTATTGGATGTTGCCCAAGGGTCGGGTTTTGTATTCAAAAAAGCAGGTGGATACACCTACATTCTTACCACCAGTCATTTAGTTAAAGATGCCCGTCAGGTGCGGGTAATGCTGTTGAATGGGCAGGAACTAGAGGCAAAGGTTAAGGGTGTGGATGCGCAGTCCGATATTGCCGTGCTGGAAATTCCTGTGGTGGATGCGCCTCCTCTGCCACTGGGTAACACCTCAAAACTGGAGGTCGGGGAGTGGGTTATGGCGATAGGTAACCCGTTTGGCTTACAACATACCCTGACAGTAGGCGTAGTCAGTGCCATAGGCCGCACCGAACTAGGTATCAACGACTATGAAGATTTCATTCAAACTGATGCTGCGATTAATCCGGGCAATTCCGGCGGGCCTTTAGTCAATCTGGATGGGCAGGTAGTCGGTATGAATACCGCCATTTTCAGCAGTAGCGGTGGTTATATGGGGATTGGTTTTGCTATTCCGATCAATTTCGTCACCACGGTCGCAAACCAACTCATCCAACAAGGCTCGGTGGTACGTGGACAGATTGGCGCGGTACTCCAGCCATTAACACGTGAAGTCGCACAAAAAATGCAACTGGAACGCGGTCAAAACGGCATTCTGGTCACCGAGATACAACCCAACTCGCCAGCGGCCAAAGCAGGCCTACAAGTGGACGATCTGATTATCGGCTACGCAGGACGGCCCGTTTTCGATGTCGGCGAATTCCGTAACCGTGTGGCAGCTAGCGCACCCGGCAGCCGTCAGCAACTGGAAGTGTTACGACTTGGCCAACGTGAAACATTGCAAGTTGATATTGGACGCTTGTCGCCAGTACCTTAA
- a CDS encoding SEFIR domain-containing protein, which yields MTKVFISYSHDSDAHREFVRGISDRLRKEGLDCLIDLYVNGFPPEGWQRWMENQIEAADFVLLVCTETYLRRYRGQETDGGRGVTFEGVVISQTLYDHYYRNTKFIPLIPTHGSLDHVPLTLKSYSRYYLPSDYDKLYRVLTGQAEYIAPPLGEIRSMPAANGHVPTFIHSDRLPTVKGGFFGRTAELQLLNNAWSGTTPTTTVETQNLASLPTPPTTNTTTRIIQFIAPGGTGKTKLLRHWLDHTADIPVLIAWSFYSQGSSEDKQTSATPFFSHAFAKLGSTRERFASEEDKGDHLAELLHGKRYVLVLDGLEPLQHGGAAMRGELKDKAIRQLLRQLARHPCGLCIITTRIALHELSDRDAPTVIRHDLQNLTVADGIQLLQSLGVTGSAAELGKAVGEYGGHALALSLLGNVLRLRHQGDVRKRDTLKALVKAKGNQDSRHAFKVMQAYAEWFAGEPELALLHLLGLFDHPIGQEVLQMLWDAQIPHLTAGIDEDEWLEAIASLREEHHLLSQHDGGGDLDCHPLIREYFGGQLQTQQPQAWQQAHERLYEYYKALPEKELPDTLEEMQPLFSAVAHGCAAGLHQQALEEVYWPRIKRKKEGFIVKKLGAFSDDLATVAHFFTTPWHTPAAGLGEAEKAVLLNWAGFGLRALGRLREALEPMQASVEMRVKQEEWKAAAANASNLSELRLTLGDVAQAVESGARSSRYADQSGDMFQRMGKRTTHADALHQAGDTAAALALFREAEQLQQERQPAYPRLYSLQGFRYCDLLLAQGSTAEVLERAEYSIEIAKQNRWLLDIALDQLTLGRAHLQQALLSPSPASRERGQGGEGLHWLEQAVAGLRAYGSLQHLPRGLLARAALHRHTRNFARARQDLQEVFDIADGSGMRLHLTDYHLEMARLLVAESLAPSPLAGEGWEGGNSCEAADPAYHIEAAAKLINETGYHRRDKELLELQQAIAN from the coding sequence ATGACCAAGGTTTTCATCAGTTACAGCCATGATTCTGACGCACACCGCGAGTTTGTGCGCGGCATATCCGACCGTTTGCGTAAGGAAGGGCTGGATTGTCTGATTGACCTGTATGTGAATGGCTTTCCACCCGAAGGCTGGCAACGTTGGATGGAAAACCAGATCGAAGCGGCTGATTTTGTGTTGCTGGTTTGCACCGAAACTTATTTGCGGCGTTACCGTGGGCAGGAAACTGACGGTGGGCGCGGTGTGACATTTGAAGGCGTGGTTATTTCACAAACGCTTTACGACCACTATTACCGCAACACCAAGTTCATCCCGCTAATTCCGACGCATGGCAGTCTGGATCATGTGCCGCTAACACTGAAATCCTATTCGAGGTACTACCTGCCTAGTGATTACGACAAGTTGTATCGTGTGCTGACGGGGCAGGCTGAATACATTGCGCCGCCGTTGGGAGAAATCCGTTCCATGCCAGCAGCGAATGGACATGTGCCAACTTTCATCCACTCCGACCGCCTCCCCACCGTCAAAGGCGGCTTCTTCGGACGTACCGCCGAACTGCAATTGCTGAACAACGCATGGTCTGGCACAACACCCACCACCACCGTAGAGACGCAAAATCTTGCGTCTCTACCAACACCACCCACAACAAACACCACCACCCGCATCATCCAGTTCATCGCCCCCGGCGGCACAGGCAAAACCAAACTGCTGCGCCACTGGCTCGACCACACCGCCGACATTCCGGTGCTGATTGCGTGGTCGTTCTATTCGCAAGGGTCAAGCGAAGACAAGCAGACTTCCGCCACGCCGTTTTTCAGCCATGCGTTTGCCAAGCTGGGTTCGACCCGAGAGCGGTTTGCGTCGGAAGAGGACAAGGGCGACCACCTCGCCGAGTTGCTGCACGGCAAACGCTACGTGCTGGTGCTGGATGGTCTGGAGCCGCTGCAACACGGCGGCGCGGCGATGCGCGGCGAACTCAAGGACAAAGCCATCCGCCAGTTGCTGCGCCAGCTTGCCCGCCATCCGTGCGGTTTGTGCATTATCACCACGCGGATTGCGCTGCATGAACTCAGTGACCGCGACGCGCCGACCGTCATCCGCCACGATTTGCAGAACCTGACGGTGGCGGATGGCATCCAGTTGCTGCAATCGCTGGGGGTGACGGGCAGCGCGGCGGAACTGGGCAAAGCGGTGGGTGAATACGGCGGTCATGCGCTGGCATTGAGTTTGCTGGGGAATGTATTGCGGCTGCGGCATCAGGGCGATGTGCGCAAGCGCGATACGCTCAAGGCACTGGTCAAAGCAAAGGGCAATCAAGACAGCCGCCACGCCTTCAAGGTGATGCAGGCTTACGCGGAATGGTTTGCGGGCGAGCCAGAACTGGCGTTGCTGCATTTGCTGGGGCTGTTCGATCACCCCATCGGGCAAGAGGTGCTGCAAATGCTGTGGGATGCGCAGATTCCGCACCTGACCGCAGGCATTGATGAAGATGAATGGCTGGAAGCCATCGCCAGTTTGCGCGAAGAACACCACCTGTTGTCGCAGCATGATGGCGGCGGCGACCTCGACTGCCACCCGCTGATCCGCGAATACTTCGGCGGGCAACTGCAAACCCAGCAACCGCAAGCGTGGCAGCAGGCGCATGAACGGCTGTACGAGTACTACAAAGCCCTGCCGGAGAAGGAGTTGCCCGATACGCTGGAAGAAATGCAGCCGCTGTTCAGTGCGGTGGCGCATGGGTGTGCGGCGGGGTTGCATCAGCAGGCGTTGGAGGAGGTTTATTGGCCTCGTATCAAACGCAAAAAAGAGGGTTTCATCGTCAAAAAACTCGGTGCTTTCAGCGATGACCTCGCTACCGTAGCGCATTTCTTCACGACCCCGTGGCACACCCCCGCAGCGGGTTTGGGGGAGGCAGAAAAAGCCGTATTGCTGAACTGGGCAGGCTTCGGCTTACGCGCCTTGGGGCGGCTGCGTGAGGCACTGGAGCCTATGCAGGCAAGTGTTGAAATGCGTGTAAAACAAGAAGAGTGGAAAGCTGCCGCAGCCAACGCCAGCAACCTCAGCGAACTGCGACTCACCCTCGGCGATGTGGCGCAAGCGGTGGAGAGCGGCGCACGCAGCAGCCGCTACGCCGACCAGTCCGGGGATATGTTCCAGCGCATGGGTAAACGCACCACCCACGCCGATGCCCTGCATCAGGCAGGGGACACCGCAGCCGCCCTTGCCCTGTTCCGGGAAGCGGAGCAACTCCAGCAGGAACGCCAGCCTGCGTACCCGCGCCTGTATTCGCTGCAAGGTTTCCGCTACTGCGACCTGCTGCTGGCGCAGGGCAGCACGGCGGAGGTGCTGGAGCGGGCGGAATATTCCATCGAAATTGCAAAGCAAAACCGATGGTTGCTGGACATTGCACTGGATCAACTCACCCTCGGACGCGCCCATCTGCAACAGGCTCTTCTCTCCCCCTCGCCCGCTTCGCGGGAGAGGGGGCAGGGGGGTGAGGGTCTTCACTGGCTGGAGCAGGCTGTCGCTGGTTTGCGTGCATACGGAAGCTTGCAACATTTACCTCGCGGTCTGCTCGCCCGCGCTGCGCTGCACCGCCACACCCGCAACTTCGCCCGCGCCCGGCAGGACTTACAGGAAGTGTTCGACATCGCCGACGGCAGCGGGATGCGGCTGCATTTGACGGATTATCATTTGGAAATGGCGCGGTTGTTGGTGGCGGAGTCTCTTGCTCCTTCCCCCCTTGCGGGGGAAGGTTGGGAAGGGGGGAATAGCTGCGAAGCGGCTGACCCTGCGTACCACATCGAAGCCGCCGCCAAGCTAATCAACGAAACCGGCTACCACCGCCGCGACAAAGAACTGCTGGAATTACAGCAAGCTATTGCTAATTAA
- the nqrM gene encoding (Na+)-NQR maturation NqrM: MKVFLLTFLIFGLAILGLAIGWLFSNRTLKGSCGGLSNIPGIEKSDCSCSNPCEKRQRQLAQQQAARQQA, translated from the coding sequence ATGAAAGTTTTTCTATTAACTTTTCTCATTTTTGGGTTGGCTATATTGGGACTAGCGATTGGTTGGCTTTTCAGCAACCGCACGCTAAAGGGAAGCTGTGGTGGCTTATCCAATATTCCGGGCATAGAAAAAAGTGACTGTTCCTGTTCTAATCCTTGTGAGAAACGCCAACGCCAATTGGCGCAACAACAAGCTGCACGTCAGCAGGCATAA